TGAGCGGATTCATGGCTCGTATCAGCGCGGGCTTGATCATAATAAAGTCGATATTTTGAAAGGATACGCGTCTTTTGTTGATGAACATACGATTGAGGTCAATGGGACGCAGTATACAGCGGATCACATTTTGATTGCGACAGGTGGAAAACCTGCTTGGCCAGACGTTCCTGGTGCGGAATATGGGACGGATTCTAATGGCTTTTTTGCATGGACGGAGTTGCCGAAAAGTGTGGCGGTCGTTGGTGCTGGGTACATTGCGGTGGAACTTGCGGGCGTGTTGCAGGGCTTTGGTGTGGAGACGCATTTATTTGTTCGTAAACATGCGCCATTACGCAATTTTGACCCCTTATTAGTGGATACATTGGTAGGCGTGATGAAGGAACAAGGGCCGACGCTTCATACGGAGGCGATTCCAAAAGCGGTGACGAAAAATGAGAACGGTTCGGTGACGCTTCATTTGGAGGACGGTCGGACGCAGACGGTGGATAAATTGATCTGGGCGATTGGTAGAACACCGGTGACCGAGACGCTGAACTTGGCGGCAACAGCGGTGGAACTTGATAAAAAAGGTTATATTAAAGTTGATAAATTTCAAAATACGGCGGTTCCGGGGATCTATGCAGTCGGAGATATTACGGGGCACATTGAACTTACACCAGTTGCAATTGCTGCAGGGCGGCGGTTATCGGAGCGCTTGTTTAATGGGAAATTAGATGAGCATCTGGATTATAATTTGGTTCCGACAGTTGTTTTCAGCCATCCTGCGATTGGGACTGTTGGTTTAACAGAACCAGAAGCGATTGAAAAATATGGCGAGGCGCAAGTTAAGGTGTACACTTCTTCGTTTACATCGATGTATACCGCGATCACAGAACATCGCGAACCGTGTGCCATGAAGCTGGTTTGTGCTGGCGATAATGAAAAAGTAGTTGGCTTGCACGGAATCGGAACGGGCGTTGATGAGATGATTCAAGGCTTTGCTGTTGCTATGAAAATGGGTGCGACAAAGGCTGATTTTGACAATACTGTTGCGATTCATCCGACGGGTTCTGAAGAATTTGTGACGATGCGTTAATAAGGTGAAAGCTCCGTTCCTGTGTTTGGGAACGGAGCTTTTATCGTTATACTGGGCTGACTTTTGCCCCTGGTAAATCAGATGTTTTTAATTTTTTCTGGAAGGCGATAAAGAAGATAAGTCCCATGATTAAAGTGATGGTTTCGGTGACTGCCATGGACCAGATAACGCCGTGGAGGCCAAACATAGCATGTAGAATTAGAATCATCGGGATGTAAAGAACGCCTTGTGTGACGGACATGACCATCGTTGCTGTACCTTGCCCGGTCGCTTGGAAAAGGCTGATGAACAGGATGGTAAAACCGTTGAAGATTGCGGATACGAGCATAGCTACGAGGATATAGGTACCAATGCTTAAAACGTCGGGATCGTTCGAGAAAAGCTGGATGATTGGTGCTCTAAATAGGTATACTAAACCGACAAATGTAACGGAAATAATGCCGATGTAAAGAGAAGCTTGTTTCATTCCTGCTTTAAATCTCGGAATATTCTTACTAGCAAAGTTAAACGCGAAGAATGGGATCAAGCCTAGAATCAGACCCATAGCTAAGAATTCTGGGCTTTGAACGATGCGTAGCGCGATTCCGAATCCTGCGATGACATTATCACCATATTGAATCGCAAAATTATTTAGTAGTAAGGTTGTTACGATTAAAAAGGCGGATTGTAATAGCTCGGAGACGCCAATTTTATAAATTTCGAGTTGATCTTTGATGGATATTTTGAAGTGTTTTAGGAAGCCTTGCAAATGTTCGCTGCGTTTTTCTAGGAAATAGAGATAGTAAATCGCAGAACCGAGTTGAGATAGAACCATTGCGAGTGCAGCGCCAGCGACGTGCCAGCCTAGTCCTAAAATAAGAATCGGATCGAGAATTAGGCTAAGTCCAGTGCTGATAAAAATACCGTACATGGATTCTTTGGAAGCGCCACCGGACCGAACTAACTGCTCGAGGGTAAAGTTGAGGATGACGATGAAACCACCAGCAAGTAAGGTTAATGCGTAGGTTTTGGCGTAATCAAAAGTTGCAGCATCAGCACCGAGTAATTGCGCGATCGGATCAATGAATAGAAAAGCTAAGAGTGCGAGTAAAAGTCCAACAATAATGCTGGTGTAAAATGTGTAACCAGCGATACGCTTGCCTTTTTCGATGTCTTTTTGACCATTCAGGCGGGTGATAAATGTGCCACCACCAACGCCGAATACATTACCAAAAGCCATGAGAACGGTGAAAATTGGTAAACCGAGCGTAATGGCAGATAACATGCTTGTATCGTGTAAGAGTCCAATGAAATAGGCATTGATGACATTATAAATGGTGCCGACAGACATCCCGATCATCATTGGAATTGATAAATGGGCGATCGCTTTCTTCACTGGAGCGTTTTCTAAATAATATTGATCTGAAAATTTCTTCGTCATGTTCGTTCCTTCTTTCTTATAAACTGTTGCTTACTTTTGTTAAAAGTGATTTTAATTGTTCGGCCTCGGTATTTGTGAGGTCTT
The sequence above is drawn from the Listeria weihenstephanensis genome and encodes:
- the gorA gene encoding glutathione-disulfide reductase — encoded protein: MVEHYDYIAIGGGSGGISSVNRAASYGKKCALVEPKQLGGTCVNVGCVPKKVMWYGAQISEAMHKYAPDYGFDVKQEKFDFAKLVENREAYIERIHGSYQRGLDHNKVDILKGYASFVDEHTIEVNGTQYTADHILIATGGKPAWPDVPGAEYGTDSNGFFAWTELPKSVAVVGAGYIAVELAGVLQGFGVETHLFVRKHAPLRNFDPLLVDTLVGVMKEQGPTLHTEAIPKAVTKNENGSVTLHLEDGRTQTVDKLIWAIGRTPVTETLNLAATAVELDKKGYIKVDKFQNTAVPGIYAVGDITGHIELTPVAIAAGRRLSERLFNGKLDEHLDYNLVPTVVFSHPAIGTVGLTEPEAIEKYGEAQVKVYTSSFTSMYTAITEHREPCAMKLVCAGDNEKVVGLHGIGTGVDEMIQGFAVAMKMGATKADFDNTVAIHPTGSEEFVTMR
- a CDS encoding MATE family efflux transporter, which codes for MTKKFSDQYYLENAPVKKAIAHLSIPMMIGMSVGTIYNVINAYFIGLLHDTSMLSAITLGLPIFTVLMAFGNVFGVGGGTFITRLNGQKDIEKGKRIAGYTFYTSIIVGLLLALLAFLFIDPIAQLLGADAATFDYAKTYALTLLAGGFIVILNFTLEQLVRSGGASKESMYGIFISTGLSLILDPILILGLGWHVAGAALAMVLSQLGSAIYYLYFLEKRSEHLQGFLKHFKISIKDQLEIYKIGVSELLQSAFLIVTTLLLNNFAIQYGDNVIAGFGIALRIVQSPEFLAMGLILGLIPFFAFNFASKNIPRFKAGMKQASLYIGIISVTFVGLVYLFRAPIIQLFSNDPDVLSIGTYILVAMLVSAIFNGFTILFISLFQATGQGTATMVMSVTQGVLYIPMILILHAMFGLHGVIWSMAVTETITLIMGLIFFIAFQKKLKTSDLPGAKVSPV